In Anseongella ginsenosidimutans, one genomic interval encodes:
- a CDS encoding glycoside hydrolase family 10 protein, producing the protein MIRRVFAVILLLSGIFKGSAQELPPKRELRGVWIATVANIDWPSEQGLSTQAQKLEFTRMLDEHEKTGINALFVQVRPSADAFYAEGREPWSQWLTGEQGQAPSPFYDPLEFMIKEAHKRGMELHAWFNPYRAVFHANGPVAPDHITRRKPEWFFNYDGKKLFNPGIPEAREYIVQVIMDVVRNYDIDGVHFDDYFYPYPARGEHIPDAALYRRYASSGMSLDDWRRENVNLLIRELQDSINGEKPWLKFGISPFGIWKNLDQDFNGSDTDGSSSYYNQFADSRRWLEEGWIDYIVPQIYFPFGHSRAAYDNLVLWWSENSFDKHLYIGLGAYRITEWGNRRQMPRQLNYARKYSEVGGVVFFSSKSLIRNPLGFADSLQANYFHYPALPLRCRGKTI; encoded by the coding sequence ATGATCAGGAGAGTATTTGCAGTAATATTGCTATTAAGCGGGATTTTCAAGGGCAGCGCGCAGGAACTTCCGCCGAAAAGGGAACTAAGGGGCGTATGGATCGCTACCGTTGCAAATATAGACTGGCCAAGCGAACAGGGCCTTTCCACGCAGGCACAAAAACTTGAATTCACCAGGATGCTGGATGAGCATGAGAAAACCGGGATCAACGCCTTATTTGTTCAGGTGCGGCCTTCGGCCGACGCCTTCTATGCGGAGGGGCGCGAGCCCTGGTCACAATGGCTTACGGGCGAGCAGGGGCAGGCGCCCAGCCCCTTCTATGATCCCCTGGAATTCATGATTAAAGAAGCGCATAAACGGGGCATGGAATTACATGCCTGGTTTAATCCATACCGTGCCGTCTTTCATGCAAACGGCCCGGTGGCTCCTGATCACATCACCCGTCGTAAACCCGAATGGTTCTTTAACTACGATGGAAAAAAGCTCTTTAATCCCGGCATTCCCGAAGCCCGCGAGTATATTGTACAAGTGATCATGGACGTAGTGCGTAACTATGATATAGACGGGGTGCATTTTGACGACTACTTTTACCCTTACCCTGCCCGGGGAGAACATATTCCGGATGCCGCCCTTTACCGGAGATACGCTTCCAGCGGTATGAGCCTGGACGACTGGCGCCGGGAAAATGTGAACCTGCTGATCCGGGAACTCCAGGATAGCATCAATGGGGAAAAACCCTGGCTCAAATTCGGCATAAGCCCGTTCGGCATTTGGAAGAATCTGGACCAGGACTTCAATGGTTCCGATACGGACGGAAGCTCATCGTATTATAACCAGTTTGCTGACAGCCGCCGCTGGCTTGAAGAAGGCTGGATAGACTATATTGTTCCCCAGATCTATTTCCCGTTCGGACACAGCCGGGCGGCCTATGACAACCTGGTGCTTTGGTGGTCTGAAAATTCTTTTGACAAGCACCTGTATATAGGGCTGGGGGCGTACCGGATAACAGAATGGGGTAACCGGAGGCAAATGCCAAGGCAACTGAATTATGCGCGGAAGTATAGCGAAGTAGGCGGAGTCGTATTTTTCAGCTCCAAATCCCTGATCCGGAACCCGCTGGGATTCGCTGACTCCCTGCAGGCGAATTATTTCCATTACCCGGCCCTTCCCCTGCGATGCCGTGGAAAGACCATATAG
- a CDS encoding fibronectin type III domain-containing protein — protein MPWKDHIAPLPPEEPRLEINPAEGVQLSWKAPAAAADGDLARGYVIYRFKQGESLSIDDPRHILNIQFGETSFTDNTARRNEDYVYVITSLDRLSNESTARCRISTQSLKIE, from the coding sequence ATGCCGTGGAAAGACCATATAGCGCCTTTGCCTCCGGAAGAACCCCGGCTGGAAATAAACCCGGCCGAAGGCGTGCAGTTGTCCTGGAAGGCTCCCGCCGCCGCTGCAGACGGGGACCTTGCCAGGGGTTATGTGATCTACCGCTTTAAGCAGGGCGAATCACTCAGTATTGATGACCCGCGCCACATTCTCAATATCCAGTTCGGGGAAACCTCCTTTACGGACAATACTGCCCGCCGGAATGAAGATTACGTGTATGTAATCACTTCCCTTGACCGTCTGAGCAATGAAAGCACGGCTCGCTGCCGAATCAGCACACAATCTTTAAAGATTGAATAA
- a CDS encoding M16 family metallopeptidase, translating into MNVSRTILTGLFGLGVSFALQAQDPGKELPLNPEVSTGTLSNGLTYYIQHNEKPENRAELRLVVKAGSILENDAQQGLAHFVEHMAFNGTKNFSKNELINFLERSGVRFGAHLNAYTSFDETVYMLSLPTDTVEVFKTGFQVLEDWAHNLSFNPEEIEKERGVVLEEWRLRLGAAQRMQQQYFPTLLYQSRYADRLPIGKPEIIENFEHPELISFYKDWYRPGLMAVIAVGDFDVAAVEALIKKHFGSISPVQSPRDRTEYTLPDHTEPQVSIVTDKEAQYIQLSVYYKRPAVKVETEADYMKLLERSLYNKMLNDRINEIRQQPDAPFLFAVSSVSAFISNKDAYVLASVPKEGQVRAALTTLLKENLRVQRFGFTPTELERAKTDILNSYENSWSERDKRENRAFIDEYINHFLKDEASPGIEFEYAFVKEHLDEIGVEELNTLAGSLISDSNRVVILTAPENQKDSLPSEEELLAILNNSSGLEVSPYEDVVADKPLFSEELSPAKIVSREQIEEIGVTKLELENGVEVFLKPTDFKNKEVLFRAYSPGGTSLYPDEDYLEAANATGILTQSGIAGFEEKVLRKLLEGKTVGVAPYISTLEEGFSGSANIDDIETLFQLTYLYFTQPRFDSDALKTWQARQLTFLQNKDKSPMSVYGDTLRSVMNSYAARYAPLTPEMVRELEFERMQEVYADRFADAGDFAFFLVGSFDLDSIQPLLQTYLGNLPSSGREESWKNLNISPPEGVISKEVYKGSEPQSRVTLVFTGQTDYDRMKNAQLAILGEALQIKLRESLREDAGGVYGVGVNTSISKFPEERYSVSVAFGCAPDNVEKLMGLVLQEIEKMKESGPLQSDLDKVIAIRKREHETALKENGYWISLLAGSYEMKRDPAAAQEFFEASLQQVSPDNLKKLAGEYFDKSNYIKVVLYPEKEKLSGN; encoded by the coding sequence ATGAATGTTTCACGTACTATTTTAACAGGACTGTTCGGGTTGGGGGTTTCCTTTGCCCTTCAGGCCCAGGATCCGGGGAAAGAACTGCCTCTGAATCCGGAGGTAAGCACCGGTACGCTCAGCAACGGCCTTACTTACTACATCCAGCACAATGAAAAACCGGAAAACCGGGCCGAACTTCGCCTGGTGGTAAAGGCGGGTTCCATACTGGAGAACGATGCCCAGCAGGGACTGGCGCATTTTGTAGAACACATGGCTTTTAACGGCACCAAAAATTTCAGCAAAAACGAGCTGATCAATTTCCTGGAACGCTCCGGGGTGCGTTTCGGCGCGCACCTGAATGCCTATACGAGCTTTGACGAAACGGTATATATGCTGTCCCTGCCTACCGATACCGTGGAAGTGTTCAAAACAGGGTTCCAGGTGCTGGAAGACTGGGCACATAATCTTTCTTTTAACCCGGAGGAGATAGAAAAGGAACGCGGAGTGGTGCTGGAAGAATGGCGGTTACGCCTTGGCGCGGCGCAGCGGATGCAGCAGCAATATTTTCCAACCCTGCTGTACCAGTCGCGCTACGCGGACCGCTTACCTATCGGGAAGCCGGAGATCATTGAAAATTTCGAACATCCTGAACTGATCTCCTTTTATAAGGATTGGTACCGGCCCGGCCTGATGGCCGTAATAGCCGTCGGGGATTTCGATGTGGCTGCGGTAGAAGCGCTGATAAAAAAGCATTTTGGCAGCATTTCGCCGGTTCAGAGCCCCCGGGATCGAACAGAATACACATTGCCGGATCATACCGAGCCGCAGGTATCCATTGTAACTGACAAGGAAGCGCAGTACATTCAGCTTTCGGTCTATTATAAGCGGCCCGCTGTGAAGGTGGAAACAGAAGCCGATTATATGAAGCTGCTGGAGCGATCGCTTTATAATAAGATGCTCAATGACCGCATCAATGAGATCCGGCAGCAGCCGGATGCGCCCTTCCTGTTCGCGGTAAGCTCTGTTTCTGCCTTTATCAGCAACAAAGATGCATATGTACTGGCGTCCGTGCCCAAAGAGGGACAGGTGAGGGCGGCTCTTACCACGCTGCTGAAAGAGAACCTGCGGGTCCAGCGCTTCGGCTTCACCCCAACGGAACTTGAACGGGCAAAGACCGACATTCTGAACAGTTATGAAAATTCCTGGTCGGAAAGGGATAAACGGGAAAACAGGGCCTTTATCGATGAGTATATTAACCATTTCCTTAAGGATGAGGCCAGCCCGGGTATTGAATTCGAATACGCGTTCGTGAAGGAACACCTGGACGAAATTGGCGTGGAAGAGCTGAATACGCTGGCCGGAAGCCTTATTTCCGACAGCAACCGGGTAGTGATCCTTACCGCTCCTGAAAACCAGAAGGACAGCCTTCCGTCGGAAGAGGAATTGCTGGCCATTCTGAATAATTCTTCCGGCCTGGAAGTAAGCCCTTACGAGGATGTGGTGGCAGATAAACCTTTGTTCTCCGAAGAACTTTCCCCGGCGAAGATAGTATCCAGGGAACAAATAGAAGAAATCGGGGTGACGAAACTTGAACTGGAGAACGGCGTGGAAGTTTTCCTTAAGCCGACCGATTTTAAGAATAAGGAAGTGCTTTTCAGGGCTTATAGCCCGGGAGGAACTTCGCTGTACCCGGACGAGGATTATTTGGAAGCGGCCAACGCAACCGGCATTCTCACGCAGAGCGGTATTGCGGGTTTTGAAGAAAAGGTGCTGCGCAAACTGCTGGAAGGGAAGACCGTGGGAGTTGCGCCTTATATTTCCACGCTGGAAGAAGGTTTTTCAGGTTCAGCCAATATAGACGATATTGAAACGCTGTTCCAGTTGACCTACCTTTATTTTACCCAGCCCCGTTTTGACAGCGACGCCCTCAAGACCTGGCAGGCAAGACAGCTAACTTTCCTGCAGAACAAGGATAAGTCGCCCATGTCGGTATATGGGGACACGCTAAGGAGCGTAATGAATAGCTATGCCGCCCGTTATGCCCCACTGACCCCGGAAATGGTCCGGGAACTGGAATTTGAACGCATGCAGGAGGTATATGCAGACCGTTTCGCGGATGCCGGCGATTTTGCATTTTTCCTTGTCGGAAGTTTCGACCTGGACAGCATACAGCCCTTGCTTCAGACCTACCTGGGCAATCTGCCTTCGTCGGGCCGCGAGGAAAGCTGGAAAAACCTGAATATAAGCCCGCCGGAAGGTGTGATCAGCAAAGAAGTCTACAAGGGTTCCGAACCTCAGAGCCGGGTAACGCTTGTGTTTACGGGGCAGACGGATTATGACAGGATGAAGAACGCCCAGCTTGCCATACTGGGAGAGGCCTTGCAGATAAAGCTGAGGGAAAGCCTTCGGGAAGATGCCGGAGGGGTGTACGGCGTGGGTGTGAATACCAGTATCAGTAAATTCCCGGAAGAGCGGTACTCCGTGTCGGTGGCCTTTGGCTGTGCGCCGGATAACGTGGAAAAGCTCATGGGGCTGGTACTCCAGGAAATCGAGAAAATGAAGGAAAGCGGACCCCTGCAATCTGACCTGGACAAGGTTATTGCCATCAGGAAGCGGGAGCATGAAACAGCGCTGAAAGAAAACGGCTACTGGATCAGCCTGCTCGCCGGCTCCTACGAAATGAAAAGGGACCCGGCCGCAGCGCAGGAGTTTTTTGAGGCCTCCCTGCAGCAGGTAAGCCCTGACAACCTGAAAAAGCTGGCCGGCGAATATTTTGACAAGTCCAATTACATAAAGGTGGTGCTGTACCCGGAAAAGGAAAAGCTTAGCGGTAATTGA
- a CDS encoding acyltransferase family protein, with protein sequence MTLIPVPGVGAASLGPETNLGAWIDRTVLTTSHLWKTSKTWDPEGIWSTIPAVATALAGILCGLWLKKEDAPGNKVAWMFTFGFAGILGGLIWDLFFPINKALWTSSYVLYAGGWAVSGLATLYWLIDVKDFRRFTTPFVIYGINAITVFFVSGLVPRILTRIETVEGMNLRQWLYETFYTPWFSPVNASLAWAVSYILGWYLILWVMYRKNIIIKI encoded by the coding sequence ATGACTTTGATCCCGGTTCCCGGCGTGGGGGCGGCCAGCCTGGGCCCCGAAACTAACCTGGGCGCCTGGATTGACCGGACCGTACTAACGACCAGTCATTTATGGAAAACATCGAAGACCTGGGACCCGGAAGGCATATGGAGTACCATTCCCGCTGTTGCCACGGCGCTGGCTGGAATCCTCTGCGGCTTATGGCTTAAAAAGGAAGACGCGCCCGGGAATAAGGTTGCCTGGATGTTCACGTTCGGCTTTGCCGGAATTCTGGGAGGCCTCATATGGGACCTGTTTTTCCCCATAAATAAAGCGCTGTGGACCAGTTCTTACGTACTGTATGCCGGAGGCTGGGCGGTTTCGGGCCTGGCGACGCTTTACTGGCTCATCGATGTAAAGGATTTCCGGAGATTTACCACACCCTTTGTCATTTACGGGATAAACGCCATCACCGTTTTCTTTGTTTCCGGACTGGTGCCGCGTATTTTAACGCGCATTGAAACGGTGGAGGGAATGAACCTCCGGCAATGGTTGTATGAGACCTTTTACACGCCTTGGTTTTCGCCGGTCAATGCTTCGCTGGCATGGGCCGTCAGTTATATCCTGGGCTGGTACCTCATCTTGTGGGTCATGTACAGGAAAAATATTATTATCAAAATCTAA
- a CDS encoding heparan-alpha-glucosaminide N-acetyltransferase domain-containing protein — METAAGSTFNKRLLSLDVFRGATVAAMILVNNPGDWGNVYAPLLHAHWNGCTPTDLVFPFFLFIVGVSIAYAISSRKKDPESRRGLVKKILIRTLILFGLGLFLNLFPRFDFSTVRIPGVLQRIALVYMIASFLFLKLSPRSLAWTGEGCSYSIT; from the coding sequence ATGGAAACCGCGGCAGGATCGACCTTTAACAAACGGCTGCTGTCACTGGACGTTTTCAGAGGCGCCACCGTAGCGGCCATGATCCTTGTCAATAATCCCGGTGACTGGGGGAACGTGTATGCTCCGCTGCTTCACGCTCACTGGAACGGCTGCACCCCAACTGACCTGGTATTCCCTTTTTTCCTTTTTATCGTCGGGGTGTCCATTGCCTACGCCATATCTTCCCGGAAGAAAGATCCGGAAAGCAGGCGGGGCCTGGTGAAGAAGATCCTTATCCGGACACTCATCCTTTTCGGGCTTGGCTTGTTCCTGAACCTTTTCCCCCGTTTTGATTTTTCTACTGTCCGCATTCCCGGGGTATTGCAGCGCATTGCCCTGGTGTACATGATCGCCTCCTTCTTATTTTTGAAACTCTCACCCAGGTCGCTTGCCTGGACGGGGGAGGGTTGCTCCTATTCTATTACCTGA